aaaacaactacAATGCTACTTTGGGATGGTGAGGTCAGCTATGCTTCTGAATACTGAGTGACAAATCTGTTTGATTTCTCACAGGGACTTGGTTTGAATTCACTCCACATGAGGCTGGATATACCGCTTTAGGTGCTTTTGTGAGTACCAAAAACTTTGGAAGTGAATTTGAGGAGGGCAAGCTGAagaaagatgggaagaagaaaaccaTCTGTTACATGCAAGGTGAATCttcctatttctgttttgtagaaaaaaaaaacagatttagcTATTCTCTGTCTTTCTGTAAGTTAGAAGCATGCATCTAGTATTCCATGAATGCATGCGTAACAATGTATGAATTCTGGAGAGCAGTTTGTCTTACTTAAGTATTCAAACTGGAACACCTGAATACCTTTCTATCCACTCTCTCCATTGACCTGTCTTCTGTGGTTGTTACAGGAAATTAGAGACCTACGCTGTAGATTACTGAAGTTAATAAAATACTTCCAACCTGGATGTCTAAATGTTCTATAATCCCAGCATGTCCACTTTACAGAGAGAGATGCTTCCCAAATTAGATACATCCTACTGTAAGGATTGGTAGCTCCTATTTGGCTAATTTGTTTCACTCTGTTTCAGTCCAGGTCCAAAGTTCTTTCATACCCTACCtaagcagcagagctgcaaatcTCCTCTCACTTGTCTGTGACACAACTACACATATCTGGCATCCTTAAACATATCTTGCATTTAATGACTTCATGCCCCAGCCTCTTCAAAACACACCTTTGGCATCATGctacaggggaaaagaaaaaaaaaaaagcactctgatTTGTACTATTTAATCcactcagaaagaaaaggaaaaaaaaaaacacaaataaatacaacACATGCATGAAGAGTACTTATGCCTCCAAGCTCATGTATGAGGCTGGACCAGGGAAGTGCTTGACCAAGACTTCTGCAATGTGAGAGCACCCAATGGTTCCCATGGGATTCTGGCCTTCCCTAACGTAAAAACCTGATCCACAAAAATGTGTAGACCTAGCAGGAGGACGAGGGAGTAAATAATCTCAGGAGGTATATATTCCTATCAGTATACAGTAAGGGAAGGCAAGGAGTTTCAATTTAGACATCTGTCTTACAGATTTTAACAGAAAGTTAAATTAGAGAAGTGTACTACTGAAAGGCAAACTTGGATTGAATTCTTAGTGGGACTATTGTAAAGCAAGTACTTTTAGCacgttttcttttttgtttcaggtTTATGGGGGAGTGCTATTGGAAGCATGGAAGAAATTCTGAAATTTATACAAGGTACTACATTTTTTCTCTTGTCCATATGCTCAAATCACTTGTTGCACCTGTTAAAATTGAGCACATACTTCACACTACCCTTGAGTTATGCCTGCAGTCCTCTAgttccaagcacaaatacagctaTGCCTAACAGAAGCTGCACTGGTACTCCATTTGTCCTTCACCCAGCATTCAGCAGAATCCCAAGCAAAACTGCTGATGCTAGTTTGAAATACATTTATGCAGAGCGGAAAGAGTGAAAGCAGCTTCTGTGATGAAAGGTTGAAATAGTCATCAGAGACCTCCATCAAATGGAGCTACACAAggaggctgcagctctgcaggtctcaggctgcagagAGTGCTTGTGGCCttttgctggggctggggaagcagAAGATGGTTTTGCGGCTTGCAGTAGAAGCGTGATACCTGAGGATCTCTGTCTCAAAGTAAAGGATCTGTGGGAGAGGCCAGCAGATTTCACAGCATCAGAGAAGACAAGACAGAGATTGTGCAGTTGTTATCCAAGACTGCAGCTTGAAGAGCCAGAATTCCAACTGTACCAAAGGAGGAGTGCTCTGTGGGTATCCGATTGGGAAGTAGAGACTCACAACCGCAAAAGCTGGAAGCTGGTGACTTCTGGCACAAGGAGGAAGGCTCCTGCTCCACCTGAAGATTTGCAATTATGGAATACATTTAGTATGCTCATAAAAGATGAGGGACTGAGAGCTCTGTCAAATGAAGCATGAGAGCCAGATGATCCCGACCACCAATAGAAGGAAGCGGTGAGTGATAGTAGTGAGAGGCTCCATGCTGCAGTGGACAGACACCCCCATCTGCTGATCTCATGTCTTGTTTAGGGAGGTTTTCTACTTGTTGAGGGCTTGGCTTTGGGAGACTTTGTGGAGAGATAGCTGTTGTTTGTCTGGCCTTCAGTTATCACCCCTCCAGTACTCCTCATTGTGGGAACCAAGGAAACTGCCGAGTGAGACCTGAGGTATCAAGCATGGCTACATCTGaatgtgaagggcaacaagaaaggcttccataggtacatcagcagcaaaaggaaggcaaggtaaaatgtgggcctgctgctgaatggggcaggagTCCTGGTGACAACGGAcgtggaaaaggctgaggtactcagtgcTGCCTTTGCCTCATTCTTTACTGTTTAGGCTGGCCTTCAGGAACCCCTGGTCCCCGAGACAAGTGTGAAAGTCTGGAGATAGGAAGTCCCTTATCCTTGGCAATCTGTAAACAAATTACATCAGGTTAAGGAACATGCAACCAAAGTGGACATATGCAAGTCCATGAAACCTGATGAGATACACCCTCAATTGCTGGTGGAGCTGattgatgtcattgcaaggccactctcaatcatctttgaaaggtcatggcaaaAGAGGGAGGTTTCTGATGACTGGAAGAATTATGTCATTCCTGTCTTCAGAAAGAGCCAGAAGGAGGATTCAAGAAGCCTTGGGTCAGGTAGGcacacctcagtccctgggaaggtgataagcaaatcctcctggaagacCTTTCCAAACAGATTAAGGATAAGAAGCCAATGAGGACTAGTCAGCATGTATTTAtgaagggcaaatcatgcttcgCCAACATGAAAGCCTTCTACAATGAGACGGTTGTCTTGGTGGATGAACAGAGAGCAGCAGATGTTGTTTGCCATCCtcttagtaaggcttttgacactgtctcccgtCCCATGGACAAACTAAGGAATTATGGTCTAGCTAAGTGGACAGTGGAGTGGATTGAAAACTGCCTGAATTTGTGACCCCAGAGAGTTGTGTTTGGTGTCATGAGGTTCAGCTGGAAGCCAGGCACTAGTGTTGTATTACAGGATGGAATTCTAGGTCTGACACTTTTACCATCATCATTAATGACGCAGATGATGGGACAAAGTGCACACTCAGCAGATTTGCAGATACTACGAAACTGTGAGGACTGGTTGAGTAACACAGAGCAGTCTTGGCAGGCTGTAGAAATGGACCAACAAGAACATCATGAAGTTTAAGAAAGGGAAATGCGAAGTCCTGCACATGGAGAGGAAAAACCCAGGCACCAGGACAAGGCTGGGgactgaccagctggaaagcagctttttaattgggacctgggggtcctagtgaACACCACATTCAACATGAGCCTGCAGTGTTcccttgtggcaaagaaagctaatgatatcctgggctacattaggaagggcaccaccagcaggtcgagggaggtgatccttcccttctactcAGTGCTGGCAATGCCACACCTGTAGTACTGTGTCTGGCTCTGGGATCCCCAGTGTGAGAAAGATGTGGACATACTTGGAGGATggagggattgagagcagccctgcagagaagggcttgggggtactgatggatgaaaagctggacatgagcacccacagcccagaaggccaaccataccctgggctacatcaaaagaagtgtggccagcaggtcgaggaaggtgatttttcacctcttctctgctctggtgagaccccacctggagtactgtgtccagctctggagctctcagcacaggaaagacatggacctgatGGAGCAGGTACAAAGGGGTAccataaaaatgatcagaggggtggaactcgtctcccatgaggacaggctgatagagttggggttgttcaccgcagagaagagaaggctctggggagaccttattgcggactttcagcacttaaagggagcctacaggaaagatggggacaacccttttaacagggcctgttgcaataggacaagggttaatggttttaagctaaaagagggtagCTTTAGacaagatacaaggaagaaattttttacagtgagggtggtgaaacactggaacaggtttcccagagaggtggtagatgccccatccctggaaacattcaaggtcaggctggattggtctctgagcaacctgatctagttgacgatgtccctgcttactgcaggggggttggacaagatgtcctttaaaggtcccttccaacccaaactattctgtgattctatgagttcaGGAAGGGGACACAAAGATGATTCCGGGACAGGAACACTTTtcatatgaggagagactgagagagctggaactgttcagcctgaagaagagcagGCTCAGGGGGGATCCTGTCAATTTCTCTAAATCCCTCATTGGAGGATTCAAAGAAGATGGAATCAGACTCTTACCAGTAATATCTtctgaaaggacaagaggcaatgaacACAAATTCAtatacaagaaattccatttaagtaaaaacatttttactgtgaggatgactgaACACTGGAACACGTTACCCAGAGACACTGTGCAGTCTGCCTTCTTGGAGCTATTTAAAAACCCAGCGGGATACGGCCATGAGCAACTTGCTGTATCTGACTCTGCTCTGAGCGCAGGAggtggactaggtgatctccagagatcccttctaACCTCAGCTGAATTTCTCTGAAAATGACCAAAATAAAACACTGCTTCTTGCAATTTACAACATTGTTATGAACATTTGAGTTACTCACATTAAGGTCTTGTCATAAGTGAGAAAGAAGAACTACACAGGTGCTCTTCACAGATACATTTAGATCCCTGCTTAAAGATGTGATGAGACTTTGTCTAGAAATGCTTCTCCATTGAATATATCTTAAACTGTGAGGTAGGAGGCTATCAAAACTGCTGGGGGAATAATAGAGGTGACTGATATGCTGTCAGGTATCTGAGACATCAAACACAGAGTTATGAGTGTCAGCCACACTTCTGAAGTGTCAGTCACAAGACAGGTGAGATCCTCCAAGGAATCTAAAATAGCACTATACATCTATGTCTAGGTGCATGGCTAGCTTTCCTGATGTCTTTCATTGGCAGATAATGACTATTTTATTAGAAGGGGTATCCTTATTTTAGTTGtcccttttatttcttccaagACAGTCTCAACCCATTCCTAGAAAGAATATTTCACCCATTCAGAGATGTGTCCTCATCTGTACTTGGTGCTTTATTGTGCTTCTGTgctgttttggggggggaggggggtttatttatttatttttaattttaaaatttatcattCATTTCTGCTTGCCCCACATTTTTCTTAGGGAACTGTCACCAGGGTCAGCCAGACACAAGGAAATCCAGGCCTTCTTTTCTCTCATATGCATAATGACTTGTGAGATCTTGAACGTGTAACTAAAATAAGCACCTTGACATTTTGGAGGGATTCACTCATGTCAGATGCATTTTACTAATGGCCTTCCAGGAAGGTGGTGTTACTGCACTcttgtgcagctgctgtgcaaagtAAAATTTCTCACTGAATTTGTGAAACTCATTTGCAATGTTTAGCTGGTACATTACCTGTTTAAATCCAGGGCTCAGCTATTTCCGTCAGCCACGGTGTGCGGCCACTTTTTGTCCAGTTCCTTCTGGAGTGAACCAAATAACGGCCTTCCAGGAAGGTGTTGTTACTGCACTCTGTGCAGCTGCTGTGGCCAGGGAGTGCAAGTGAAGCCTGCACCACGCAGATTCAAGGCTCACTGTCCCATTCAGGTCCAAACTGGCTGCTTGTCCACACTGCCTGTGAGTTACCTCTCACTAGATTGCAATACGCCAGCTGATCTTTCCACCTTGGAAACTCGAGGACAGCAGGGATGGCAGAGCACGTGAAAGAACTAATCTGGCTCACCCTCGCATCTGCCGCTACTGGCAGTCTGTATGGCAGTGTCTGTGGCTCTTTTGATGTGAGAACTCAGACCTAAAATTTAGTCATAAAAATCCACATCAGGAAATGACTGAGCTCCAGTTCCTGAAGGAAGTGCAAGTTGGCACATATGTTCTTCCAAACATAAATTTAGCAGAAGACAAATCATATTGTACTAGTCATCATTGCTGGTTGACAGTAGACTTCAAGGAAAAGGAAGTAAATATTAAATAAGGCACCTTTCATGGACCTGTTATTctgttctctttctccttctggaAAATTCAAAtttcctgtggatttttttttgttgttgattttttttgttgtttttcttccatattGAATTGTTCACCTGGAAAATTTAGATTTTAATGACTGTGAAACACAGAATGCAAATTTCCCACAGTGTTTAAAAGCTTTCCCTTGGCAATACTGGAATAAATCACACCAGGCTTCACTCAAATCATCATCACATTTCTTATTCTTTTAtgtatttggtatttttttaaattcaaagttgGAATGAAGTATCTGAGCCATATTAGATAATTACTCCAATTGCTGTatttctgctcctcctcctgctaCTTTTTTTCATGGAACTTTTCCTCTGAGATGAACAGGAAGGCCATCTGAATCCTAATATAGTTGTGCAGCTGTCCCGATTTGAATGCTCAGTGTTCGGTTGTTATTGTCAAGAGAGAAATATGCACTTTGGCACACGGTTCCTCTCACCAGCTTTAACAACTTTTTTAGGATAAGAGGAATGAGATCAGTGTTCCTACATATTCCACTGAATGCAGGGACTACATCTTCATTAATTCACGTCTCAGTCACTGTCTAATCAGATGTTTGGTAAGATGAATTCCACTCTGATGTAACTTTTATCTTGTCTTTCTTAGCGAGTAATTCAGATACCTTCAGGGATTATGAGCCTGCTCTTCTTCTACTAGACCTTCAGTTGTGTGCTGTAAGTGGGAGTGATCCTAAGGAAGTCTTCAAGAAATTGTTGACTATATTGTCAGGCAAGTGAATGATGCTGAGCACTTGCATTCTTAGTAAACTGGCTTTACAAACAGTGATTCCTTTGTTGCGGAttctcatattttctttttcttctttttttttgttttttttaagaagacaGGGGAAAAAGCATACCCTACCTATTTAAGTATAGAAATACATAAAACTTGGgcaatgaaaacaaaggaggaaagaatTGAGAGCTGTGATGAACTGGGGGAGAAGATAAAAACAGGAATTTGGAGGCAAGTATTGTACATTAATGCTTATCATAATGATGATCACCTCTCCAACCCAGGTGGAAATGTCCACCTGTATTTGTAGTACAAAGTTGCCCTGTAGGTTGCCACGTATATGACTGGTCTTTGTGCTTTTTCTCAGATTGTTCTTACTCCATGAGTCTTGGAGAAGAAGGTACTCTAGCAGAAGTGTTACAACCATCCCGTGAACACCTAGGCAAGTTTAtctcatttttaatatctttgaatattttttgtatTATATGTGCTTTGAAAAATTTCAGCTTTGGAGTTTTGTGAACATGAATTCCAGTGTAAATCTTGGGTACAGCCACTGTAGGAAGACTTGGTGAAAAACATATTGCTTTCAAGTCTCATGAAAGCACTTAGAATCTGCCTAcctaagtaaataaaataagaagCCTAATCCCAAACAATTACTGTTTCCCATCTATCCTTGCTCCCTCCTGACTGAGTCTGTGTTGTCAGCAAGATTTCTCAGATGTGCCAGACTGATGAAGTATAGGGTCTCAACCGCTGCAGGTATTTGATTACTGAGTGGATTGCTGTTGGACGCCTAGTGCACTCTCAAGTGTCATTTGGATCTTCTGTCACTagagaaatttttaaataaaacatcatgAACCAAGACATCCTAAAGCAAAACTGGGTTTTCTTTAACAGGCCACTCCTTTGTtactgtggtttggatttttttgcaggTAACCAGCATTTCTGCCCTTTTGTCTAAATTGAAGCTTGTTTTCAAGGAACTGAAGCCATTTAGCTTATATATGCAATATTTAATACACTTAGTTGTGGGTGAAATGAGGGTTATTTGGGTTTGtatcaaagagaaaaggaagaggtcTAAGCAAAACACAAATAAGTTGCAAAGTAAAATTTCTCACTGAAATTCCTGAAACCCATTTGCAATGTTTAGCTGGTACATTATCTGTTTAAATCCAGGGCTCAGCTATTTTCATCAACCACGGTGTGCGGCCAGTTTTTGTCCAGTTCCTTCTGGAGTGAACCAACTGATGCTCTGAGATTAAATCTGGACATTGCAGACAGGTCTTTTTTCTCTCCAATGCCTCTTCCAAGGAGTGTGTTCTCAGATAAGACCTGGATTGCCTCGGTCTGCACAGTACAGTCCTCCAAACTCTTTCACTGGGCTGATCTTCTTGCATTCTCTCACATGATCTCTTGGGGGTCTCAGCTAATATCCCCCCCCTCGTACAGGTGATTCTACTGGGCTGTAGCACAGCTCTCACTTTCTTCAGGGCACTTTCAGCAGGAAAGAAGATGAAGAGAAACAACAGTCCCTCTGAACCATAAGAATGCTGTAAGAGGCCCAGAAAAGATCAGGCCTCATTGTTGTACAGCTCTGGTGTAACCGGTCCAGAGCCTGTGAGCCTCAAGCGTAGGAAATGTGCCAGCTGATGTAGGGCCCAAGTCCTGCACAGTTTGTGCACTGAGTGGCTTATTCTAATCTCTTTCAGCTGTACTAAGCTTGCTTAATGTCAATTATTTGAACTAGTGGGAGGTATGGTCCTTTCTCTTCTGAAGCATTCAGTTGTTGGCCCTCAGGCTGTACACTATCGGCACCCATCTCCCCCACATTTTGTCGCACCAgtcaaaacattatgttcttTGGATTCAACTATGTTCTGAGTTTATTGTCTCTTCCCAGGCTCAGTGTGGGATGTCTGTAAGATGGCATAGAAAACAGTCCAATGTGCATTGACCTGGAAATGGGAAACAACTAATATCTTCCTTTACAACTGCCGTAAGAAAATACacataaatattatttgtttatattcagaaaatataGAGGGATTATGCTATACGACTAGATCTATGGAGGAGAATGCATGGGGTTTATCAGAACTTTTATGATGTGTTTGTGTGATGTTAAACCAAGAAATCTGTCTTTGCCATTTACCTTCTGAAACAGCAAGTTAGATAACTTTCCTTTCCAGGATCCACCCTCTCTTAACAGCATCCCATTATGGGCAGCAAATAAAGTAGtcataaacaaaattatttcacacTGCTGAAATCCAGATCTGCAACATCATTGCAGATACATAAGATCAATTCTGTCATGTAAACCCAGGCATCTAAAGTCACACAAACTGCCCTTGAGTACAAGGGACAAGAGCACTAAgttggaagaaacaaaataaaacctgtgGGACCCCTGTGCCATTTTGGAGGAGAACCTGGAGGACACAAGAAGTAATCTAAGGAGTTGGAACAGAATCACTAAGTTTATGAAATCGAATTGTGCTCCTGATGCATGAGCAGTAACATTGGTCTCCTGATTCCATTGCCTGCCCTAGCTGGGTGTTTACTTATGATAATGGAAGCTTTGGCACCTAGCGTATAAGTAGAAACCTGCATTTAGACAACTGCAGTTAGGTGTCATGATCTCTAGCTGGCTCACGCATTCATTTTTCTGCTCAAAGATCTCGTCTTAAAGCTAGGGGTGCATAGTTTTATGGGTGTGATTTCTTGACTTTCAAAAATCCCCTCATGAATTCTAGTCTGCAAGCGACCACAGTCAGAGACAGAGGTAGGTCAGGGGGATTTGGATTCCTCTTGCCAGAATACAGTCGGACATCTGGTTGGGCAGAAGAGGCAAGAAGAAGCAGGTTTCAATACATTTTTGTGGTGCATCATTAGCAAAGACCAACACACTCTTTTGGGGATggtctatgtgtatatatacatatttctatATGCCTttataaaatgtcattattttttttcgtTGGATTAACTAATGTTCAGCCCCCTTGCCTGGTCAAAACCAAAATCATCTCTTTGATTGATGCTGGCCTGGCAATAAATTCTGCCTATCCTCTGGTCCTTCGAGAACAGCGGCGAGCAGATCTGctaatttcctttgatttcagcGCTGGAGATCCTTTTGAGGTATATGTGTGGCTATGGCTTTGGAGAACCTCCTTTGGGGTCATTGGGTTGGGGACTGCAGAAATGCATTACAATCATTGTCAAAGCAATTTTCAGATAAATGTCTGAGAAGATTCTGACAGGTTGGTACACTGATCATCACATTTT
This sequence is a window from Rissa tridactyla isolate bRisTri1 chromosome 19, bRisTri1.patW.cur.20221130, whole genome shotgun sequence. Protein-coding genes within it:
- the LOC128919446 gene encoding LOW QUALITY PROTEIN: cytosolic phospholipase A2 gamma-like (The sequence of the model RefSeq protein was modified relative to this genomic sequence to represent the inferred CDS: deleted 1 base in 1 codon; substituted 2 bases at 2 genomic stop codons); translated protein: MTMSQQDALVDKKANGILGCMSLLYEDRKWSENLMGLEKELCENLSKSWDIMKAEGYLQESSEDELHSLTDFWDCFLVYQILKQFDENELADHKVASETGINPYPIYAAVDKDQLSEEGQNCPGTWFEFTPHEAGYTALGAFVSTKNFGSEFEEGKLKKDGKKKTICYMQGLWGSAIGSMEEILKFIQASNSDTFRDYEPALLLLDLQLCAVSGSDPKEVFKKLLTILSEDRGKSIPYYLSIEIHKTWAMKTKEERIESCDELGEKIKTGIWRQVFLGEEGTLAEVLQPSREHLGSVWDVCKMAXKTVQCALTWKWETTNIFLYNCPNVQPPCLVKTKIISLIDAGLAINSAYPLVLREQRRADLLISFDFSAGDPFETIMKTATYCQTNHIPFPKTEDQKMDKSNPSDCYVFRGDKSCLTVMHFPLFNKLNCSGNMYLMQLCHCIFAFHILSFQCCAFQSPSLLSTAAVNGHRRKGTGQAXCVLDRNLHGH